In one Xylanibacillus composti genomic region, the following are encoded:
- a CDS encoding alpha/beta-type small acid-soluble spore protein — MGQGQSRSSNVLVVPQANAALDQMKYEVAQELGIAIPQDGYYGNMATRDTGAIGGHITRRLVQIAEQQLAGQFK; from the coding sequence ATGGGTCAAGGACAATCTCGTTCCAGTAACGTACTCGTCGTACCTCAAGCCAATGCAGCGTTGGATCAAATGAAATATGAGGTAGCGCAAGAGCTGGGTATCGCTATCCCTCAAGACGGTTACTACGGTAACATGGCTACTCGCGACACGGGTGCGATCGGTGGTCACATCACTCGCCGTCTGGTGCAAATCGCTGAGCAGCAACTGGCTGGTCAATTCAAGTAA